One Malania oleifera isolate guangnan ecotype guangnan chromosome 9, ASM2987363v1, whole genome shotgun sequence DNA segment encodes these proteins:
- the LOC131164808 gene encoding cytochrome P450 86A2 — MDTLTALMIFASIAAYFLWFRSISRSLRGPRVWPLLGSLPGLIQNSSRLHDWIADNLRACGGTYKTCTCAVPFLARKHGLVTVTCEPKNLEHILKSRFDNYPKGPTWQSAFHDLLGDGIFNSDGDTWLFQRKTAALEFTTRTLRQAMARWVNRAIQLRFCPILRTAQLNAEPVDLQDLLLRLTFDNICGLAFGKDPQTLSPGLPENGFASAFDRATEATLKRFILPEVAWKLKKWLRLGLESTMTQSLKHMDEYLSHIINTRKLELLSQQESGTLHDDLVSRFMKKNESYSNAFLQHVALNFILAGRDTSSVALCWFFWLVSLNPRVENKIIAELCAVLMETRGKDCSKWLQDPLGFEEVDRLIYLKAALSETLRLYPSVPQDSKYVVADDILPDGTTVPAGSRVTYSIYAIGRMKGIWGEDCLEFRPERWLSPNGKLLDGKDSYRFVAFNAGPRICLGKDLAYLQMKSIAAAVLLRHRLAVVPGHRVEQKMSLTLFMKNGLKVNVHGRDWAPTLANLTSNGNCRNGVGCVVDGEMVIS; from the coding sequence ATGGATACACTAACGGCGTTAATGATCTTCGCCTCCATCGCCGCTTACTTCTTGTGGTTCAGATCCATCTCGCGGTCGCTCCGTGGTCCACGTGTCTGGCCCTTACTGGGCAGCCTCCCCGGCCTCATCCAAAACTCCTCCCGCCTCCACGACTGGATCGCCGACAACCTCCGCGCCTGCGGCGGCACCTACAAGACCTGCACATGCGCCGTCCCCTTCCTGGCCCGAAAGCACGGCCTCGTGACGGTCACGTGCGAGCCCAAAAACCTCGAGCACATCCTCAAGTCTCGGTTCGACAATTATCCCAAGGGCCCCACCTGGCAATCCGCCTTCCACGACCTCCTCGGCGACGGCATCTTCAACTCCGACGGCGACACATGGCTGTTCCAGCGCAAGACCGCCGCACTGGAATTCACCACCCGGACCCTTCGCCAGGCCATGGCTCGCTGGGTGAACCGGGCGATCCAGCTCCGGTTCTGTCCCATTTTGAGAACGGCTCAGCTCAATGCCGAACCGGTCGATCTCCAAGACCTCCTGCTCCGACTCACCTTCGACAACATCTGCGGTTTGGCTTTTGGGAAGGACCCGCAGACGCTCTCCCCGGGCCTCCCCGAGAACGGTTTTGCTTCTGCTTTCGACCGGGCGACGGAAGCTACCCTGAAGCGGTTCATACTGCCCGAAGTAGCGTGGAAGCTAAAGAAATGGCTCCGCCTCGGTTTGGAAAGCACCATGACCCAGAGCCTGAAACACATGGACGAGTACCTCTCCCACATCATCAACACACGCAAGCTTGAGCTGTTGAGTCAGCAGGAAAGTGGGACCCTCCACGACGACCTCGTTTCGCGGTTCATGAAGAAAAACGAGTCCTATTCCAACGCCTTCCTCCAACACGTGGCTCTCAACTTCATCCTCGCTGGCCGGGACACGTCATCGGTTGCCCTGTGCTGGTTCTTCTGGCTGGTTAGCTTAAATCCAAGAGTGGAGAACAAGATCATCGCCGAGCTGTGCGCCGTTCTAATGGAGACACGTGGCAAGGACTGCTCCAAGTGGCTCCAGGATCCGCTTGGGTTCGAGGAGGTGGACCGCCTGATCTACCTGAAAGCTGCGCTTTCGGAGACGCTCCGGCTGTACCCGTCGGTGCCCCAGGACTCGAAATACGTGGTCGCCGACGACATTTTGCCTGACGGGACTACAGTGCCGGCGGGGTCGAGGGTGACGTACTCGATATACGCGATAGGGAGGATGAAAGGGATATGGGGGGAGGACTGCCTGGAGTTCCGGCCAGAGAGGTGGCTGTCGCCGAACGGAAAACTGCTCGACGGGAAGGACTCGTACAGGTTCGTGGCATTCAACGCCGGCCCGAGAATTTGTTTGGGGAAGGACTTGGCGTATCTGCAGATGAAGTCGATAGCGGCGGCGGTGCTGCTGCGGCACCGTCTGGCCGTGGTGCCGGGGCACCGGGTGGAGCAGAAGATGTCGCTGACGCTCTTCATGAAGAACGGGCTGAAGGTTAACGTGCACGGGAGGGACTGGGCGCCCACATTGGCCAATTTGACGTCGAACGGTAATTGCAGGAATGGTGTAGGTTGCGTGGTTGACGGTGAAATGGTAATAAGCTGA